Proteins from a genomic interval of Mesobacillus sp. S13:
- a CDS encoding YncE family protein: MKWIYIITAAAFTVLLSACTFESFESIPKDSSIISTINIKEMTISFYDMEKGEKLPDWAVDRPYIGGLILPDNDTILLYGKSLDTADLYSLSKGKKIASWKTGKGIVNALLVENGAEIAFADQDRDSVRFYNIKGTEVDEIKVEKDPLTLLEAEEKLYAISYNQEMLSIIDTNDKKRLPGFKIHPAAAGALLCREKDELWIGGHGKGTEVEESIHIYDLNNGRLMKEISAPVMPVDFTKDEDDVFVLSHGSNMLYKLGEDGRMKDSLKVGANPFEIDFFADKLIVAGYDSNEVYIIAPDSLSIENTLEVGNGPFQIVTRER, encoded by the coding sequence ATGAAGTGGATTTATATAATCACTGCAGCAGCTTTCACTGTTTTGTTATCAGCGTGTACTTTTGAATCTTTTGAATCGATACCAAAGGATTCTTCTATTATATCGACAATAAATATCAAAGAAATGACCATTTCATTTTATGATATGGAAAAAGGTGAAAAATTACCTGACTGGGCTGTTGACCGTCCGTACATCGGAGGGCTGATCCTTCCTGACAATGATACGATATTGCTTTATGGCAAAAGTCTCGATACTGCCGATTTGTATTCGTTGAGTAAAGGGAAGAAGATTGCATCGTGGAAAACTGGAAAGGGAATCGTGAATGCTCTATTGGTAGAGAATGGAGCGGAAATCGCATTCGCCGACCAGGATAGGGACAGTGTCCGATTTTACAATATCAAAGGAACGGAAGTGGATGAAATAAAGGTTGAAAAAGACCCGCTGACACTTCTCGAGGCCGAGGAAAAGCTTTATGCCATCAGCTATAATCAAGAAATGTTAAGTATTATCGACACAAATGATAAAAAGCGGCTTCCGGGATTTAAAATCCATCCTGCTGCAGCAGGTGCGTTATTGTGCAGGGAAAAAGATGAGCTTTGGATTGGCGGGCATGGAAAAGGAACGGAAGTTGAAGAATCAATTCACATCTATGACCTGAATAATGGACGTTTAATGAAAGAGATTTCAGCTCCTGTCATGCCAGTGGATTTCACGAAGGATGAAGATGATGTATTTGTCCTGAGCCATGGATCGAATATGCTGTATAAATTGGGTGAGGACGGGAGAATGAAGGACTCATTGAAGGTGGGGGCAAATCCGTTCGAAATTGATTTTTTTGCGGACAAACTCATTGTAGCCGGTTATGACAGCAATGAAGTATATATAATCGCCCCGGATAGTCTATCCATAGAGAACACACTAGAAGTTGGAAACGGCCCATTTCAAATCGTAACGAGGGAGAGATAG
- a CDS encoding rhodanese-like domain-containing protein: MDVVINVLIVVLAAAFLWSRFAPTKGVNQITTAQLGDMMKSKKAGVQYVDVRTPGEYKGNHIKGFKNIPLQQLGNRTGELSQDRDVVVICQSGMRSSQASKLLKKAGFKNVTNVKGGMSAW, encoded by the coding sequence ATGGATGTAGTAATTAATGTATTGATCGTTGTGCTAGCAGCAGCTTTCTTATGGAGTCGTTTCGCTCCAACTAAGGGAGTAAACCAAATCACCACAGCACAATTAGGTGATATGATGAAATCAAAAAAGGCTGGAGTGCAATACGTTGACGTAAGGACTCCAGGTGAATATAAAGGGAATCACATTAAAGGGTTCAAGAATATTCCATTGCAACAGCTTGGTAACCGTACCGGTGAACTTTCGCAGGATAGGGATGTAGTTGTCATTTGCCAGAGCGGAATGCGCAGCAGCCAGGCAAGCAAGTTATTGAAAAAAGCTGGATTCAAGAATGTAACGAATGTAAAGGGCGGCATGAGCGCCTGGTAA
- a CDS encoding metal-sensitive transcriptional regulator: MEYNKEIVNRLKRIEGQVRGSIRLLEEQEECKSVVTQLSAIRSAVDRTIALVVSKNLEQCLISDLQEGRETSQAVNDAVELLVKSRK; encoded by the coding sequence GTGGAGTACAATAAGGAAATTGTGAATCGCTTGAAGAGGATCGAAGGACAGGTAAGAGGAAGCATCCGCCTGCTCGAAGAACAGGAGGAATGCAAGTCGGTCGTAACCCAATTATCAGCTATTCGTTCTGCAGTTGACCGCACGATTGCTTTGGTTGTCAGCAAGAATCTTGAACAATGCTTAATCAGTGATCTGCAAGAAGGCAGAGAAACGTCCCAGGCAGTAAATGATGCAGTGGAATTGCTTGTGAAGAGCAGAAAATAA
- a CDS encoding response regulator transcription factor, translated as MNPIKVLIIDDEEDMRNLVQMYLENSGFKCVHAADGVDGVRKLQEENFDLVILDIMMPFEDGFAVCGKIRTFSQVPIIFLSAKGEEWDKVKGLQLGGDDYIVKPFSPGELVARINALLRRTSFVKNDEDSVTLGKINIDKKGRRVSVEGNNVPLTLKEFELLVFLVQHQGQALSREQLLEFVWGMDYHGSLRTVDTHIKTLRMKLGTGDYIQTIWGVGYKFEVPET; from the coding sequence ATGAATCCCATAAAAGTTTTAATCATAGATGATGAAGAAGATATGCGCAATCTTGTGCAAATGTATCTTGAAAATTCAGGGTTCAAATGTGTCCATGCCGCAGACGGGGTAGATGGAGTGAGAAAACTGCAGGAAGAAAACTTTGACCTGGTCATTCTTGATATTATGATGCCTTTTGAGGATGGCTTTGCCGTTTGCGGAAAGATCAGGACTTTTTCGCAGGTACCGATTATCTTCCTTTCAGCTAAAGGAGAAGAATGGGATAAAGTAAAAGGGCTCCAGCTTGGGGGAGATGATTATATAGTCAAGCCTTTCAGTCCGGGAGAGCTTGTAGCAAGAATCAATGCATTGTTAAGAAGGACGTCTTTTGTCAAGAATGATGAAGATTCAGTGACTCTGGGAAAAATTAACATAGATAAGAAGGGAAGAAGAGTCAGTGTGGAAGGAAATAATGTTCCGCTCACCCTCAAAGAGTTTGAGCTGCTCGTTTTTCTTGTTCAGCACCAGGGCCAGGCCCTAAGTAGGGAACAGTTGCTGGAGTTTGTCTGGGGAATGGATTACCATGGCAGCTTGAGGACTGTCGACACACACATTAAGACGCTGAGGATGAAACTGGGAACAGGAGACTATATTCAAACCATCTGGGGTGTAGGGTATAAATTCGAGGTGCCGGAAACATGA
- a CDS encoding rhodanese-like domain-containing protein — MREMTPTEVQNGLGSNEYEVLDVREVSEVAQDKIPGSIHIPLGLLEFRMNELDKNKTYVMVCRSGGRSSRATQFLDYYGYNVINMQGGMMAWTGPTE, encoded by the coding sequence ATGCGTGAGATGACACCAACAGAAGTGCAAAATGGATTAGGCTCAAATGAATATGAAGTTTTGGATGTTCGTGAAGTAAGCGAAGTAGCTCAAGATAAAATTCCGGGATCGATTCATATTCCATTAGGTTTGCTTGAGTTCAGGATGAATGAATTAGACAAGAACAAGACTTACGTAATGGTCTGCCGTTCGGGCGGCCGCAGTTCCAGGGCAACTCAATTCCTGGATTACTATGGTTATAACGTGATCAACATGCAAGGCGGCATGATGGCATGGACGGGTCCAACTGAATAA
- a CDS encoding CobW family GTP-binding protein, with the protein MKKTEVYILSGFLGTGKTTLLKQILQHEKESGRTIAVMMNELGNVSIDSDAVDTDVPLKELLGGCICCTIQDKLESQLQGLLFDHDLDAIYIETTGAAHPVEVLDAVLSPLFADKLEIKGIITTVDGPQWFNRVTLDPQVHQLLLEQVKHADLIIVNKSDLLNEAEQAKINLDIQRLNSQAKCILSTYSKVPMKLLEGLAYTEKAKSTGAHVQADLRLSTYVHQFKGPISQKGFEDFLRALPDSIYRIKGYVLFDHSQYPDLFQYSYGMPLYMKEYMKMPLNLVFIGQVTDWSLLAEQLMNLEK; encoded by the coding sequence ATGAAAAAAACAGAGGTTTACATTTTGTCAGGTTTTCTTGGCACAGGTAAAACGACACTGCTTAAACAAATTTTACAGCATGAAAAAGAGAGCGGACGGACAATTGCCGTTATGATGAACGAGCTTGGCAATGTTTCGATTGATTCCGATGCTGTGGACACAGATGTTCCCTTGAAAGAGCTACTGGGAGGGTGCATTTGCTGCACAATCCAGGACAAACTCGAATCCCAGCTTCAGGGATTGTTATTTGACCATGATCTCGATGCAATTTATATAGAGACTACAGGAGCCGCTCATCCGGTTGAGGTTTTGGATGCTGTCCTATCCCCATTATTTGCGGACAAGCTTGAGATCAAAGGAATCATTACAACAGTGGATGGGCCTCAATGGTTCAATAGGGTGACATTAGATCCACAAGTGCATCAGCTTTTGCTCGAACAAGTAAAGCATGCTGACCTCATCATCGTTAATAAGTCAGACCTTCTCAATGAAGCAGAACAGGCAAAAATAAACCTGGATATCCAAAGGCTTAATTCTCAAGCTAAATGCATTTTAAGTACCTATTCCAAAGTGCCGATGAAACTGCTGGAAGGATTGGCTTATACTGAAAAAGCTAAAAGCACTGGGGCGCATGTACAGGCTGATCTGAGGCTTAGCACGTATGTTCATCAATTCAAAGGCCCTATCAGCCAAAAAGGTTTTGAAGACTTTTTGAGGGCGCTTCCAGATTCGATTTATCGGATAAAAGGGTATGTATTATTTGATCATTCTCAATATCCAGACCTGTTCCAGTATTCGTACGGGATGCCTTTATATATGAAGGAGTATATGAAGATGCCGCTCAATCTCGTTTTCATCGGTCAGGTAACAGACTGGAGTCTTTTAGCAGAACAGCTGATGAACCTGGAAAAGTAG